The Devosia sp. YIM 151766 genome includes a region encoding these proteins:
- a CDS encoding phosphoserine transaminase: MPQTAPAVKPANPNFSSGPCSKRPGWTIDVLAGALTGRSHRSKPAKARIQQAIDLTRELLEVPADYRIGIVPASDTGAVEMFLWSALGARGVDMLAWESFGAGWVTDVTKQLKLPDVRLLEAPYGELPDLAQVDFTRDVVFTWNGTTSGVRVPDAEWIPADRQGLTICDATSAAFAQKLDFAKLDVVTFSWQKALGGEAAHGILILSPRAVERLETYKPDRPLPKIFRLTKSGKLIEGIFKAETINTVSMLCIEDAIDAMQWGLEIGGLKAMQARADANFRVLADWVDKTDWVDFLAKVPGQRSNTSVCLSIVDPAITALDDDAQAAFAKAMVARLDKLGVGYDFGSYKDAPAGLRIWAGSTVEASDLAALTPWLDWAFAEEKAALKIAA; this comes from the coding sequence ATGCCCCAAACCGCACCGGCGGTAAAACCGGCTAATCCAAATTTTTCGTCGGGTCCCTGCTCCAAGCGTCCGGGTTGGACGATTGACGTGCTTGCCGGCGCCCTGACCGGCCGCTCGCACCGCTCCAAGCCCGCCAAGGCGCGCATTCAGCAGGCGATCGATCTGACGCGCGAACTGCTCGAAGTGCCCGCCGATTACCGTATCGGCATCGTCCCCGCTTCCGATACCGGCGCGGTGGAGATGTTCCTCTGGAGCGCCCTCGGCGCCCGAGGCGTCGACATGCTGGCCTGGGAATCGTTCGGCGCCGGCTGGGTCACCGATGTCACCAAGCAGCTCAAGCTTCCCGATGTCCGCCTGCTCGAAGCGCCTTATGGCGAATTGCCCGATCTCGCCCAGGTCGACTTCACCCGCGATGTGGTCTTCACCTGGAACGGCACCACCTCGGGCGTCCGCGTCCCCGACGCCGAATGGATCCCAGCCGACCGCCAAGGCCTCACCATCTGTGACGCCACTTCTGCCGCCTTTGCGCAGAAGCTCGACTTCGCCAAGCTCGATGTCGTCACCTTTTCCTGGCAGAAGGCACTGGGCGGCGAAGCCGCGCACGGCATCCTGATCCTGTCACCCCGCGCCGTCGAACGGCTTGAAACCTACAAGCCTGACCGTCCTCTGCCGAAGATTTTCCGCCTGACCAAGAGCGGCAAGCTCATCGAAGGCATCTTCAAGGCCGAAACCATCAACACCGTCTCGATGCTGTGCATCGAAGACGCCATCGACGCCATGCAATGGGGGCTGGAAATCGGCGGACTCAAGGCCATGCAGGCCCGCGCCGACGCCAATTTCAGGGTGCTGGCCGATTGGGTGGACAAGACCGATTGGGTCGATTTCCTCGCCAAGGTCCCCGGCCAGCGGTCCAATACCTCGGTCTGCCTCTCCATCGTCGATCCCGCGATCACCGCTCTGGATGATGACGCGCAGGCCGCCTTCGCCAAGGCCATGGTCGCCCGCCTCGACAAGCTCGGCGTCGGCTATGATTTCGGCTCCTACAAGGACGCCCCGGCGGGGCTGCGCATCTGGGCTGGCTCGACCGTGGAGGCCTCCGACTTGGCGGCTCTGACCCCGTGGCTCGATTGGGCCTTCGCCGAGGAAAAGGCCGCTCTCAAGATCGCCGCCTAA
- a CDS encoding iron ABC transporter permease — protein MIRPRGRIVTAFAVTAIALLLAGLAGIYWGTANLSWSARLDALLRLPEAERHLVLIIWEWRLPRVLMVALVGGALALSGTVMQALLRNPLADPYLLGLSSGASAAATAAIVWLPAAFVASIGLPLLAFGGAVLAFVVTLGLAFSPARGLDRLVLILAGIAVSLFFQSISAFFLHIADPHVTQAALQWLMGSAAGTTWGDLLPLALALPPIIAFSLWFAPMLDAVLLGDERATALGVPVAWLRIGFFTAAALLTGLSVAGAGIVGFVGLIVPHMARLLIGATHRRLVPLAVLLGALVLVVVDLLCRIVLAPEELPLGVLLALFAAPPFIVILRRVRNGI, from the coding sequence ATGATCCGCCCGCGCGGCAGAATCGTCACCGCCTTTGCAGTCACCGCCATCGCGCTGCTGCTGGCTGGGCTAGCCGGAATCTATTGGGGCACCGCCAATCTTTCCTGGAGCGCGCGTCTCGATGCCCTGCTGCGCCTGCCCGAGGCGGAGCGGCATCTGGTGCTGATCATCTGGGAATGGCGCCTGCCGCGCGTTCTCATGGTGGCCTTGGTCGGCGGCGCCCTGGCGCTGTCGGGCACGGTCATGCAGGCTTTGCTGCGCAACCCCTTGGCCGATCCCTATCTGCTGGGCCTCTCCTCCGGCGCCTCGGCGGCCGCCACCGCCGCCATTGTCTGGCTGCCGGCCGCCTTCGTCGCTTCCATCGGCCTGCCGCTCCTGGCTTTCGGCGGCGCCGTTCTCGCCTTTGTCGTCACGCTGGGCCTGGCCTTCAGCCCGGCGCGCGGACTCGACCGGCTGGTGCTGATTCTGGCCGGCATCGCCGTCTCGCTGTTCTTCCAGTCCATCTCCGCCTTTTTCCTGCATATCGCCGACCCCCATGTCACCCAGGCGGCTTTGCAATGGCTGATGGGCTCGGCGGCCGGCACGACCTGGGGCGATCTGCTGCCCCTCGCCCTGGCCTTGCCCCCGATAATCGCCTTCTCGCTCTGGTTCGCGCCCATGCTCGATGCCGTCCTGCTCGGCGACGAGCGGGCCACGGCGCTCGGCGTGCCGGTCGCCTGGCTGCGCATCGGCTTCTTCACCGCCGCGGCGCTGCTGACCGGCCTGTCGGTGGCCGGGGCCGGCATTGTTGGCTTTGTCGGCCTCATCGTGCCGCATATGGCGCGGCTGCTGATCGGCGCCACCCATCGCCGGCTGGTGCCGCTGGCGGTGCTGCTCGGCGCGCTGGTGCTGGTGGTGGTCGATCTGCTCTGCCGCATCGTGCTGGCGCCCGAGGAATTGCCGCTCGGCGTGCTGTTGGCCCTGTTCGCCGCCCCGCCTTTCATCGTCATCCTGCGGAGGGTTCGCAATGGCATCTGA
- a CDS encoding ABC transporter substrate-binding protein, which produces MKPISLFAIAALALASSPALAETPSIESCETVSGFEAVPSRVITLNQQATEIMLALGLESHLVGTAYIDDAIPERWQAAYDSVPVLSERYPAREVVLAENPDLLFAGFNSAFGEKALGAQEDWNDLGIGTYLVNVECRNLHPADVKLTTEPLFIDLERIGALFGVEDRAETVATDIRSRLAAIAGANPGQGRRAFLYDSGTETAFSAGCCGAPGLLLDAVGLENIAAEVEGRWADLAWEAVVVGDPDVIVLIEAEWSTAEDKIAHLKADPVLSELDAVREERFVTIPFSATVLGIRFVEGVEQLGADLAALD; this is translated from the coding sequence ATGAAGCCCATTAGCCTCTTCGCCATTGCCGCTCTGGCCCTGGCCTCCAGCCCTGCCCTAGCCGAAACGCCCAGCATCGAAAGCTGCGAGACCGTCTCCGGCTTCGAAGCGGTGCCCAGCCGCGTCATCACCCTCAACCAGCAAGCCACCGAAATCATGCTGGCTTTGGGCCTCGAAAGCCATCTGGTCGGCACCGCCTATATCGATGATGCCATCCCGGAGCGCTGGCAGGCCGCCTATGACAGCGTGCCGGTTTTGTCCGAGCGCTATCCGGCCCGCGAAGTGGTGCTGGCCGAAAACCCCGACCTGCTGTTTGCCGGCTTCAATTCCGCCTTCGGCGAAAAGGCCCTGGGCGCCCAAGAGGACTGGAACGATCTGGGCATCGGCACCTATCTGGTCAATGTCGAATGCCGCAACCTGCACCCCGCCGATGTCAAGCTGACCACCGAGCCGCTTTTCATCGATCTGGAGCGCATCGGCGCCCTGTTCGGGGTCGAGGACCGGGCCGAAACGGTAGCCACCGATATCCGCTCCCGCCTGGCGGCAATCGCCGGCGCCAATCCCGGCCAGGGCCGCCGCGCCTTCCTCTATGATTCGGGCACCGAAACCGCCTTCTCCGCCGGTTGCTGCGGCGCGCCGGGCCTGCTGCTCGACGCCGTGGGCCTCGAAAACATCGCCGCCGAAGTGGAAGGCCGCTGGGCCGACCTGGCCTGGGAGGCGGTGGTTGTGGGCGATCCCGACGTCATCGTGCTGATCGAGGCCGAATGGTCCACCGCCGAGGATAAGATCGCCCATCTCAAGGCCGATCCGGTGCTCTCCGAACTCGACGCCGTCCGCGAGGAGCGTTTCGTCACCATCCCCTTCTCGGCCACCGTCCTCGGCATCCGCTTCGTCGAAGGCGTCGAGCAATTGGGCGCCGACCTGGCGGCGCTGGACTAA
- a CDS encoding sorbosone dehydrogenase family protein → MAEPTLFARLVALVGGVAVAVRHSGDGPRPPAYGTAPAIPDPKPQGKIPTLKMPTAKGWEGDHRPTPAAGLKVNAFAKGLDHPRNILVLPNGDVLVAESMGEDGKPNSIFDHAMAATMKRAKARGESPNRVTLLRDADGDGVAEERHALIENVRQPFGMVLIGDILYVGASDAVLAFPYEAGTTRITAPGRKLMDLIPGGHWTRNLIASKDGTKLYVAVGSLSNIADHGMAVEENRACIHELDLVSGTSRIFAGGLRNPVGMAWEPEGGQLWTVVNERDGLGDETPPDYLTSVVDGGFYGWPYCYWDRVVDDRVPQDAAKVAAALQPDYALGGHTASLGLCWLPEGTLPGFPQGMAIGQHGSWNRSKLSGYKLAFVEFQNGKPVGMPRDILTDFLSPDEKHSYGRPVGVVIAGDGAVLMADDVGDVIWRVTGA, encoded by the coding sequence ATGGCCGAGCCTACACTTTTTGCCCGCCTTGTAGCTCTTGTCGGCGGCGTAGCCGTCGCTGTCCGCCATTCCGGCGACGGACCGCGCCCGCCGGCCTATGGCACGGCGCCGGCCATTCCCGATCCCAAGCCGCAGGGCAAGATTCCGACGCTGAAAATGCCGACGGCCAAGGGCTGGGAAGGCGATCACCGGCCGACGCCGGCAGCGGGGCTCAAGGTCAATGCCTTCGCCAAGGGGCTGGACCATCCGCGCAATATTCTGGTCCTGCCCAATGGCGACGTGCTGGTGGCCGAATCGATGGGCGAGGACGGCAAGCCCAATTCCATCTTCGACCATGCCATGGCCGCGACGATGAAGCGGGCCAAGGCGCGAGGCGAGAGTCCCAATCGCGTCACATTGCTGCGCGACGCCGATGGCGACGGGGTGGCCGAGGAACGCCATGCGCTGATCGAGAATGTACGCCAGCCTTTCGGCATGGTGCTGATCGGGGACATTCTCTATGTCGGCGCCAGCGATGCGGTGCTGGCTTTTCCCTATGAAGCGGGGACGACGCGGATCACCGCGCCGGGCCGCAAGCTGATGGACCTGATCCCCGGCGGGCACTGGACGCGCAACCTGATCGCCAGCAAGGACGGCACCAAGCTTTATGTGGCGGTGGGCTCGCTGAGCAATATCGCCGATCACGGCATGGCGGTGGAGGAAAACCGCGCTTGCATCCACGAACTGGACCTGGTCAGCGGCACGTCGCGGATCTTCGCCGGCGGCCTGCGCAATCCGGTGGGCATGGCCTGGGAGCCTGAAGGCGGGCAGCTCTGGACCGTGGTGAATGAACGCGACGGCCTGGGCGACGAGACGCCGCCCGATTACCTGACCTCGGTGGTGGATGGCGGCTTTTACGGCTGGCCCTATTGCTATTGGGACCGGGTGGTGGACGACCGCGTGCCCCAGGATGCAGCCAAGGTGGCCGCAGCCCTGCAGCCCGATTATGCCTTGGGCGGCCATACCGCGTCGCTGGGCCTGTGCTGGCTGCCGGAGGGCACCTTGCCGGGCTTTCCGCAGGGCATGGCCATTGGCCAGCATGGCTCGTGGAACCGCTCGAAACTCTCCGGCTACAAGCTGGCCTTCGTCGAATTCCAGAACGGCAAGCCGGTCGGCATGCCGCGCGACATCCTCACCGATTTCCTGTCGCCGGACGAGAAGCATTCTTATGGCCGCCCGGTGGGCGTGGTCATTGCCGGCGATGGGGCGGTGCTGATGGCCGACGATGTCGGCGATGTCATCTGGCGCGTCACCGGCGCCTGA
- a CDS encoding (2Fe-2S) ferredoxin domain-containing protein, protein MRPDAVLYLVSQPYLSARRFRNLSQGLIAASTLPAAIARMEGTGPGPMEALDELVASGARTILVQPVGLPFSDSLAAWLPGALAHWLARPRAEHVALALAADQVDDATVLQALAGSALAKAPAARPIAPEQAAITNPGWQEPPPFRHHLLVCSGPRCTFRQSGTLRQALDTELRRAGIRDDCLITQTGCLFPCNQGPMLAVYPSGRWYRLENHADVARFATALGANDRLSELLIHEVHHEAH, encoded by the coding sequence TTGCGCCCTGACGCCGTCCTCTATCTCGTCAGCCAGCCCTATCTCAGCGCTCGCCGCTTCCGCAATCTCAGCCAGGGGCTGATTGCCGCCTCGACGCTGCCCGCCGCCATCGCCCGGATGGAAGGCACCGGACCGGGGCCGATGGAGGCGCTTGACGAACTCGTCGCCTCCGGCGCCCGCACCATTCTGGTGCAGCCGGTAGGCCTGCCCTTTTCCGACAGCCTCGCCGCCTGGCTGCCCGGGGCGCTGGCCCATTGGCTAGCCCGGCCCCGGGCGGAGCATGTCGCCCTGGCGCTGGCCGCCGACCAGGTGGACGACGCTACCGTGCTGCAAGCGCTGGCCGGCTCGGCGCTGGCCAAGGCCCCGGCCGCCCGTCCCATCGCGCCGGAACAGGCCGCCATCACCAATCCCGGCTGGCAGGAACCGCCGCCCTTCCGGCATCACCTGCTGGTCTGCAGCGGCCCGCGCTGCACATTCCGCCAATCCGGAACGCTCAGGCAGGCGCTCGACACCGAGCTGCGCCGCGCCGGCATTCGCGACGATTGCCTGATCACCCAGACCGGCTGCCTCTTTCCCTGCAATCAGGGGCCGATGCTGGCCGTCTATCCCTCCGGCCGCTGGTATCGGCTGGAAAACCATGCGGATGTCGCCCGCTTTGCGACCGCCCTGGGAGCCAATGACAGGCTGTCCGAACTGCTCATCCACGAGGTGCATCATGAAGCCCATTAG
- a CDS encoding ABC transporter ATP-binding protein codes for MASEPILTVRQLGLVKQGKSLLDAVSFTLQPGRFYGLLGPNGAGKSSLLRLLYRADRPSRGAIGLAGEEIGAMARRRYAARVGALVQEQVNLAGLSLREVVRLGLLPLRLPAEQAEARIAAALHEIGLGHRAEDDAARLSGGEQQRLFFGQLLALDPELYLLDEPHNHLDLHFQYRLLDQVRRRGRTVLASFHDLNLAARYCDEVLLLDHGKLVAQGPVDAVLTRENLAQIYRVDGQFRDGQLTVTGSI; via the coding sequence ATGGCATCTGAACCCATTCTCACGGTCCGGCAATTGGGCCTGGTCAAGCAGGGCAAATCGCTGCTCGACGCGGTGAGCTTCACCCTGCAACCCGGCCGTTTCTATGGCCTGCTCGGCCCCAATGGCGCCGGCAAGTCCAGCCTGTTGCGCCTGCTCTACCGCGCCGATCGCCCCAGCCGGGGCGCTATCGGCCTGGCCGGCGAGGAAATCGGCGCCATGGCCCGCCGCCGCTACGCCGCCCGGGTGGGCGCGCTGGTGCAGGAACAGGTCAATCTGGCGGGCCTCAGCCTGCGCGAAGTGGTGCGGCTGGGGCTGCTGCCGCTGCGCTTGCCCGCCGAACAGGCCGAAGCCCGCATCGCCGCGGCGCTGCACGAGATCGGCCTTGGCCACCGCGCCGAAGACGATGCGGCACGCCTGTCCGGCGGCGAGCAGCAGCGCCTGTTCTTCGGGCAATTGCTGGCGCTCGATCCCGAACTCTACCTGCTCGACGAGCCGCACAACCATCTCGACCTGCACTTCCAATATCGCCTGCTCGACCAGGTCCGCCGCCGCGGCCGCACCGTTCTCGCCTCCTTCCACGACCTCAACCTCGCCGCCCGCTATTGCGATGAGGTGCTACTGCTCGACCACGGCAAGCTGGTCGCCCAAGGCCCCGTCGACGCCGTGCTCACCCGCGAGAACCTGGCCCAAATCTACCGCGTCGACGGCCAATTCCGTGATGGCCAGCTGACCGTGACCGGCTCGATATGA